A single window of Pseudanabaena sp. BC1403 DNA harbors:
- a CDS encoding endonuclease domain-containing protein, with product MKNSNRIRGTTREIEESARRLRKQLTPAEEILWQSLRGRKIGQLKFRCQHPVGRFIVDFYCPSAKLVIEVDGSIHNQQQSYDQARTDELQTFGYHVLRFTNEEVINDLSNVLLQIAKFAQVEFFP from the coding sequence ATGAAAAACTCTAATCGAATTCGTGGTACTACCAGAGAGATTGAAGAATCTGCCCGTCGCTTACGGAAACAGTTAACACCTGCTGAAGAAATATTGTGGCAATCATTACGAGGACGCAAAATCGGTCAACTTAAATTTCGTTGTCAGCATCCTGTTGGAAGATTTATCGTTGACTTTTATTGTCCTAGTGCCAAATTGGTGATAGAAGTCGATGGCAGCATTCATAATCAGCAACAATCCTACGATCAAGCACGAACAGATGAACTACAAACCTTTGGTTATCACGTTCTCAGATTTACCAACGAAGAAGTGATAAATGATTTATCAAATGTCCTGCTCCAAATTGCTAAATTCGCTCAAGTAGAGTTCTTCCCGTGA